The following is a genomic window from Candidatus Omnitrophota bacterium.
CGATCAGATAAGTGGAAACAGTCAACTGAACGTCTAAATCCGGCCGGTTTTTATCCTGCAATGTACTTTTAATGGATGTAACTTGGCAGACGATGCTGCAATTGCGCAGATTGTCCAGAAAAGGGATCAATTGCTCGTATTGGCATTGCATCGACAATTTGACATCCAAACGCGGCATAGGCCGCGTGCGCATATTTTCGTTGTAGGAATAACTCTTGATTTGCATTCCGCTCATCCCCGCTGTTTGCTCCAATGCGGCCACGAATTTGTGAGCCTCGTTTTTCTCGATGAATGTCCCTTTTTCGTTGCCTAATTTATTGCGCAGCGCCAAATTGCGCGTCTTTTGCTCGTCGACGTTATCCATCATGGCGAAAAGTTCAAGAAATTGCTGCTGGGTAGCGCTGGATACGCTGGAATCGGATATCCTGGAGGAGATTAGTTTGCCTCCCCACATCAAGATAACCGCAATCGCCGATGCGAAAGTGATCCATGCTAAACGTTTTTCCCGTTTGGAGAATGCCATGCGTCCGCGCTCCTTCCGCTCGATTATTTCACTCATGTTGTGCATTTCCATTCCCTCGCCCTTTGGGAGAGGGGGTAGGGTGATGGGGATTAAGTTCAATCAAATCAACCCTC
Proteins encoded in this region:
- the pilO gene encoding type 4a pilus biogenesis protein PilO; protein product: MSEIIERKERGRMAFSKREKRLAWITFASAIAVILMWGGKLISSRISDSSVSSATQQQFLELFAMMDNVDEQKTRNLALRNKLGNEKGTFIEKNEAHKFVAALEQTAGMSGMQIKSYSYNENMRTRPMPRLDVKLSMQCQYEQLIPFLDNLRNCSIVCQVTSIKSTLQDKNRPDLDVQLTVSTYLIDAKTQSASPAAAVARG